The following DNA comes from Solea senegalensis isolate Sse05_10M linkage group LG10, IFAPA_SoseM_1, whole genome shotgun sequence.
TTAGTTTTCTTTAGTTGCTATttcaaacaaaatatatataatagtaaGATTCACAACACAGGGGAATGTATGACGTGGGGTAGtttaattaaaagtgaaaatatataATAACTTACCCtttccattttctctttctccttctcactgtggtgctgctgccactgctccTGCACATAGTCGAGAAACTTCTGTCCATTTACCAGAAACTCTTTGCCATGCTCCTGCTCCCACTCGTCAATTTGGGCCTTCAGACTCTTTTCCAGCTAGGACAATAAGAAGTTACATGAGTGCAATTGTTTTATTGCCAAataacccccccacacacacactcccctcaAATCCCATTAACAGCTTCCCAATAACAATTACATAATATTTCCTAACCTTAGGCAAACTTTTCTGCAGGTCGGTCCTCTGCTTCTCTTCTTTGAGAAGGTTCCCACCTCTGTTGTTGAACCTAGCAGGATCATTGGCCTTTTTCTGAGGGGAGCACAAACATGCAAACCTTTATAATAAAAGATGTTAATGTTCACCACCACTGTATTTACAGGATTTGTACGCACATCAAGTTGTAAGTACAAGGTCCAGTTCTCCTGCCACTTTGTTACTCCCTCAAAGAGTTCTTTGTGGTCCTCGTGGTATTTTTTCAGAATCCTGACTTCGTCCTCGTGCAGATTAAAAAGGTCCTCAGTGAAATCATCTGTGGTAAGGAAACATGCATTGAGACCCACACTCTCTTTGAGATAAACATATTCAGTGCAAGAACTTTGTATTTTAACAGCTTCTCACCACAATGGTACGCAACAAAGGCCTGCTGCTGTTCTGGGCTGTAGAAGCATCTCTCCCAGAAAATGGAAATCTCAGCTCTGATGGCCTCAATTACACTTTTCATGCTCTGCATCTTCAGCACCTCTAGACGCTGAACCTCAGTTTCGAGCTGAAAACGCGAAATACACACCATTACGTGCCATGGAAGAACCAGAGGAGCGCAGTGAAACAGCACAACATTGCTTTGTGTGAAATCTCTTGCTGCCAAGGTAAATGACAAGGAAAGGTTTCTTACTGCctcaatgtttttcttctttgatttGACCATATGCTCTGAGAGTGGTTCCCTCTCCTCTTGGGGAATCTGAAGTCTCTCCCAAAGCTCCTGGATCTTAGTGCGAAAAGCTAAACAACGGAGGTCATTCTGAGCCTTGCGTTCCTGGAGCTGGAAGGAAAATTTACATCCATTATAATATGATGCCATCAGGGATATTGTAAGGTGTGAACTCAAagcaacaaatgaaaacatcttGAAGCAAATATTATATGATTACCTCACTGAGAAGCATTTTAACAGCAGCAATGTTGTCATTTGACAGACAAAATGCTTCTTCATGTTCACACATCACATCCATCTCAAAGCTGGTCTCCGGGTTCTGTTCCAGATCATCCATGCATGTGATAATGTCTTTCTTTATGCTTACAAATTCATTATGACGACGCAACTGAAAGAGGCAGTGATGAGAAGAATGTTACAACCCATCTGACAGTgagaaataaatctaatttTAAAAAGGTCAGTGTGTATTACCTTTTCTTTGGTCAGATCATCGAGGTAGGCATGAAATGTCTCCAGTTGTTTGAGTGATGGGACAGAGTCGTGGTCAATGCAGAAAGGGGTAGTGCACATAATATCACACAGCTCACGGTCTTTGACAACGAGCCCTTTAAGCTCCTCCATTCTCTGCTTCTTGTGCTCCCTCAACACCTCAAGGCGTGTGCGGCTGTTCTTCTCCATCTGCAACATAGTgcagccctcctcctccttttttttttttaaatccaagaGGAATTCACAGGGTTAGTCCAAACATGACAGCAGTTCTCACATGGGAAACAAAGTAATGACATTTCCTCTATGTGACTGTACCTCAAAGGGGGGCCGCTGAAGTTCAACACACAAATTATTGAGCTCCTTGCGACagatatctattttttttactaatctTTCCTTGAGCTCTTCTTCCTCTGCGATCATTAAGTCCAGCAAACCCTGCAGGAAAAGGGAAACGACAATGCGCTATGTTTAGTTCTGCATGGACAACAGTGAGGCTGCGTGgaattcaaatttaagaagctcaCTTTGATGTGCTTGTTGACGTCATTGGTTCTCTGTAGGCGCTGCTCCTCAGGAATCCCAATTTCCTCCCATATATCCTGCAGCCTGACCAGAGCTCTGTTGAGGTAGGCAACAGATTCTGCTGCGTGGACTTCACTGTATGAAAAACAGTGTTTAAGCAGGTCAGTGCTGTGAGGTCTACATATCTAGTACTAAATACTGCAGTAATGAGTTGTAATTCCAGCataattttatttagtttatcaCACTCCATATTTTTTCCTGCTTATTTATTTCTGGGactttttgaatttaaaaagggCCTGTAAACcatgcccccccccccaaaaaaaaaataatattggaGTGCCTGCTTAGCTATGTGTAAGAGTCTCTTTCTCTTAATTTTCAAGGTTGATCCCACAAAACACGACTTTGTCCAAGTACTTAAAATTGAAAGGTTCTTTCTATCCAATATCACTTTGTCTGAATATGTAATGCTTTAAAGGCTTTGTCTAAATACTCCCTTTACACCCAAATGTTACTGATATTTATTCTTAATTATCTATTCCAGCTTTGAATGTGTGAATTGAATGAGTTTATTAtatgaattaaatatttgtgtgttgGCTTGTCTTTATGTTGTATTGTGAATCACTTGGTtatttttcagaaaatgaaaCATGCTACACAAATAAGGACTGATTTAATAGTTGTGGGACATAAACGCGAGCTTTCAAATTAGTACAGCTGGCTAAAACCAATcgcagtaataataaaaaagatttaaagagagaacttaaataagaaaacaacagtTCGCACATCTGCCGGAAATCACCTCCAAGTGTTTTATCAAACAAATACTGAACTTTTCTTATTTTGCCAGTGAATAAAAACTATAGAACTGTAAATCTTCTCGTCACTAATCAGGAAGCAGGCTCATTATTACCATTatcagctaacgttagcttagcCGCTGACGCTGTGGTAGAGGCTAACATTagttcaaatgttaaaataaacgCCGAATAATGAAGAGAGTTGGGATtatcataaaacacacagctgCGATTAAAAAGGACACAGTGTAACATGAACACACAACTACTCTGTCCCAGTGTGATACCGATTTTCTGTATTAGCTTCATCTAATTAACCAGGAAATAACTCTGCAAAGTGAATACACTGCTGTGTTAACGTAAACAACCGAGGCTCTAGTTCATTAAAGTATGAAATACGTACCTCACTCTCATGTTGCCCTCGCGGAAAGATTATACTTTGtccggaaaaaaaacaaacaaacccctaTCTTCTTTAACGCTCTCGTGGCCCTCCGACGGTTGACCGGCTGATGGACGGTTCGTTTAAAACTCGATGGCGTTTGAAATTTTGCACAGAAACAACATCcgtgctctgattggctgattttACTGACGTCACAGGAAGTCGCCTAGTGGGCGATGCTTATcgactgcaaaaacaaaaatgcaaataattaaTCTGAAACGACTCCGCCCAGAGGGATTATATAAGTAGGCACATTTTTGGTGcgttagtattattattatttaaatttttactgtttactattttaaatcagaataatTCATAAATACATGGTTATCATATCATTTTCATATCTGGAAAACATGTTTCGTGTTGTTATCTTGTCATTCTTTTATCCTCCTAGTTCAATTCATGTGAAATATTTCCTTCTGTAACAATGCAGATAATATTATGACTCATCATTTTGGTATAAACCCTAATATTCTTTGAAATAGAACATCAGCATATTCAACAAAATTACACTATCTTGAGCACACAATGGTAAGTTGTTATTATAATGGAAATCAAGTTTCCTTCCTTTATGGATGTGcagtgagtttgtgtgtattcatgGAAAACAGCAGATTTCATGGTCAAAGTCTTGTCAGTTGTGAATCTTTTCATTCTGTGTCATCTTTTATTACAAATTAAAGTctctaaaaagaaaatgtgtttcagtgTATGCAGCGCCACTTCATGTTGGACTTTTCTATTCCTCTTTCTTTGTAGATATGTTAAACCTATGTTTTAAACacctttattcatttttgaatctatcaggttgtttttctgtctcagttACATCCTTTACTCTTCTGTACTCTTTTAAATAGgcaaacattatttatatattattttgtagCCTTGGCTACaccgtgtgaatgtgtgcagtgtgagaCAGGATGTTTCTTTGTCCAAAAGTAGATTCAGTTCCTTTGAGTGGTTGACAAAAGGAATACtacttaatatttatttacacaaatgcacaacaaaatatctgaaaacatttgaaatgtaccCTTTTTCTTTGGTTGCTGTCCCTgacatttagtcatttaatcGTTGTACTCACtgcatggacaaaaaaaaatgtaatttaagttTGAAATAAAGAGATTTAGTATTTGGATTATGCAGCTGTCACAGAGGAAGTCCACTGCACTTGCATCTCAAATAAATAAGTGAGAAAacttggtccaaaaaaaaaaaaatctgttaaattCAATTGCAAATGTACAGGTAAAGTTAATCTCAACTactttatcaaaataaaagacagccATTGTTCCCCCATCAGTGAGAATACTGACGTAAATAGAGGTTCCTCAGCACTTCCTCACTGAACTGGTAGGTCagcttcttctttattttttttatctctccagTTTTACCATAGTTCCTCAGAGCCCGAGCCATTTTTTGATAGGTCATTTTCTTGCGGTTTCCTTTCTGAATACCCCAGTGGCTGGCCAGAGCTTCTTTGTATTTAGTGGAGAACTGGAAGATACCCTTGTCCTGGTCAACCCACCAGATACTGTCACTCATGTCGCCATTCTTTAGCAAGTCCAGGAGGAACTGGTACAGACGGATTTTCCTCTTGTTGCCTGGGGTAAACAATatattgttaaaacaattttaaagcTTCAATCTGGGTTTTATTCATTTGGATTTGATGtcagaagaaaatattcaatggAAATATTTACTATTGTCTTTCCTGAAGGAGGAGTGGATACGGTCATCAAGTTCATCTTCCCCTTCTGATACCTCCAGTGGGGGACTGATTCCTCTTTGTTCCTCCTCTGAGTAGTAACGGCCAGGCGAGGTGGAGGGTTGGTACTGGTAGCACAGAGACGGGGTGTAATAGGGGATCTGTATGAtaaatttaaaaacaggacATAGTTCAAGATTACactgaaacaagacaaaatCCTTTTTGGTTTTGCTGTTGTTCATCGACTGACGATTACGTTTAAATGCTGAAATTGTAGTAAAAGAGGAAGTAGCTTTGCCAAAATACAATTTAGTGCTCAGAGAGACCACATGGCGTGGATgacatttcactgaaaacatccCTGGCTGTCCACATcatcactttatttattataaataaatggtgacattttgttttaaaatatattgcTATTACTGTAATGCAACAGCATCGATGGCGTCGATAGGGCTCCAAGCAAAACATCTCGgagaaaatgtgtcattctGACAACCCATGTTAAATTAATAGCAATGATGGATTTTACTTATGACTAATATCATTTTTATGCTTCAGATCGTCACACTTGGGCCCTACTTGAATGCCGTAAATATACTTCTCCCCATTCAGCAGCAAAGAATGAGTAACCACCCTTATGAATCACATAATGTAGTAATATTTGACATCAGTCCTGCATTTTAATAATG
Coding sequences within:
- the LOC122775439 gene encoding protein regulator of cytokinesis 1-like isoform X2; translated protein: MRVSEVHAAESVAYLNRALVRLQDIWEEIGIPEEQRLQRTNDVNKHIKGLLDLMIAEEEELKERLVKKIDICRKELNNLCVELQRPPFEEEEGCTMLQMEKNSRTRLEVLREHKKQRMEELKGLVVKDRELCDIMCTTPFCIDHDSVPSLKQLETFHAYLDDLTKEKLRRHNEFVSIKKDIITCMDDLEQNPETSFEMDVMCEHEEAFCLSNDNIAAVKMLLSELQERKAQNDLRCLAFRTKIQELWERLQIPQEEREPLSEHMVKSKKKNIEALETEVQRLEVLKMQSMKSVIEAIRAEISIFWERCFYSPEQQQAFVAYHCDDFTEDLFNLHEDEVRILKKYHEDHKELFEGVTKWQENWTLYLQLDKKANDPARFNNRGGNLLKEEKQRTDLQKSLPKLEKSLKAQIDEWEQEHGKEFLVNGQKFLDYVQEQWQQHHSEKEKEKMERQLKKTKQTQEDMLYGTAVKTPSKRRIAGTPTPGKIKKLNGMSTISTPNSFLSSGLSGTMCYSSAQKPPLSASKATLRSSDQHCASQQEGRQAGHTKDKPSRACFVPEAYYANR
- the LOC122775439 gene encoding protein regulator of cytokinesis 1-like isoform X1 translates to MRVSEVHAAESVAYLNRALVRLQDIWEEIGIPEEQRLQRTNDVNKHIKGLLDLMIAEEEELKERLVKKIDICRKELNNLCVELQRPPFEEEEGCTMLQMEKNSRTRLEVLREHKKQRMEELKGLVVKDRELCDIMCTTPFCIDHDSVPSLKQLETFHAYLDDLTKEKLRRHNEFVSIKKDIITCMDDLEQNPETSFEMDVMCEHEEAFCLSNDNIAAVKMLLSELQERKAQNDLRCLAFRTKIQELWERLQIPQEEREPLSEHMVKSKKKNIEALETEVQRLEVLKMQSMKSVIEAIRAEISIFWERCFYSPEQQQAFVAYHCDDFTEDLFNLHEDEVRILKKYHEDHKELFEGVTKWQENWTLYLQLDKKANDPARFNNRGGNLLKEEKQRTDLQKSLPKLEKSLKAQIDEWEQEHGKEFLVNGQKFLDYVQEQWQQHHSEKEKEKMERQLKKTKQTQEDMLYGTAVKTPSKRRIAGTPTPGKIKKLNGMSTISTPNSFLSSGLSGTMCYSSAQKPPLSASKGLGLRTPGNGKTPRALERNKENISHLRNTPSGTLRSQDTQDHTFTFNSIAGSYSEFARDLSKASKSHVKTGLLNSTVTNL
- the spi1a gene encoding transcription factor PU.1a, with amino-acid sequence MMDSYVISSPTEEIIPIEPENYRPPAELYPYLTNVGEIYEDHRWTFHSERVQPLDLENSPVNHLTELQSVTSQQLIQPYRYSSECIPLHLDPPLAPLSVSPQIPYYTPSLCYQYQPSTSPGRYYSEEEQRGISPPLEVSEGEDELDDRIHSSFRKDNSNKRKIRLYQFLLDLLKNGDMSDSIWWVDQDKGIFQFSTKYKEALASHWGIQKGNRKKMTYQKMARALRNYGKTGEIKKIKKKLTYQFSEEVLRNLYLRQYSH